The proteins below come from a single Serratia fonticola genomic window:
- a CDS encoding fimbria/pilus periplasmic chaperone, protein MTKTNTGMALVAATLLCALTTQAQAAIALDRTRIIFPGGDKSVSLSVNNDNPQLPYLAQGWIEDTKGNKVTSPLTVLPPVQRIEPGAKSQVKVQALPVLSQLPQDRETLFYFNLREIPPKSDKANTLQLALQTRIKLFYRPKALVKTVTEMATPWQDQLTLTKQGDKYVVNNPTPYYVTLVDAGSRKGVSATGFEPLMLEPKSSAPLGISASVLGGSPVLTYVNDYGGRPVLTFRCGGSDCQVEPAKKS, encoded by the coding sequence ATGACGAAAACCAATACGGGGATGGCGCTGGTCGCCGCAACCTTACTGTGCGCGCTGACCACGCAGGCCCAGGCGGCGATCGCGCTGGATCGTACCCGGATCATCTTTCCTGGCGGCGATAAGTCGGTCAGCCTGAGCGTCAACAATGACAACCCGCAATTGCCGTATCTGGCGCAGGGCTGGATAGAGGATACCAAAGGCAACAAGGTGACCAGTCCGTTAACGGTACTGCCGCCGGTACAGCGTATCGAACCGGGTGCCAAGAGCCAGGTGAAGGTACAGGCGTTACCGGTGTTGAGCCAACTGCCACAGGATCGGGAAACGTTGTTCTACTTCAACCTGCGTGAAATCCCGCCGAAGAGTGACAAGGCTAACACCTTGCAACTGGCGTTGCAGACGCGCATCAAACTGTTCTATCGGCCAAAAGCGTTGGTGAAAACGGTCACCGAGATGGCGACGCCGTGGCAAGACCAACTGACGTTGACCAAGCAGGGCGATAAGTATGTGGTGAACAACCCGACACCGTACTACGTGACGCTGGTGGATGCGGGCAGCAGAAAGGGCGTCAGCGCAACGGGTTTTGAACCGCTGATGCTGGAGCCGAAAAGCAGTGCTCCTTTAGGTATCAGCGCGTCGGTATTAGGGGGATCGCCAGTGCTGACCTACGTCAACGATTATGGCGGCCGCCCAGTGCTGACGTTCCGTTGCGGCGGATCGGACTGCCAGGTGGAACCGGCGAAGAAAAGTTAA
- a CDS encoding fimbrial protein: MKLTNIALATVLSLGMVSLANADAGSGKVNFEGKIIDAPCSIAPESLDQTKSFGQVANVALVNGGKSSVLNFDIKLQGCDISSKNKVQVTFAGPNGGATGTTNTLLAITGVAKGASIAMFDGSNQPITLGTATTVQNLIAGNNTLSFSAYLQGHAGTTLADIEEGDFTSTTNFTLAYN, from the coding sequence ATGAAACTGACTAACATTGCGCTGGCTACGGTTCTGTCTCTGGGTATGGTCTCTCTGGCAAATGCTGATGCGGGTTCGGGCAAGGTAAATTTCGAAGGTAAAATCATTGATGCACCTTGCTCTATCGCTCCAGAAAGCCTTGATCAGACCAAGAGCTTTGGCCAGGTGGCGAATGTGGCTCTGGTGAACGGCGGTAAATCCAGCGTTCTGAACTTTGATATCAAACTGCAAGGTTGCGATATCTCTAGCAAGAACAAGGTACAGGTCACCTTCGCTGGTCCAAATGGCGGCGCAACTGGCACCACCAACACCCTGCTGGCCATCACTGGCGTGGCAAAAGGTGCAAGCATCGCGATGTTTGATGGTTCTAACCAACCGATCACCCTGGGTACTGCGACTACCGTCCAGAACCTGATCGCTGGTAACAACACTCTGAGCTTCTCTGCCTATCTGCAAGGGCATGCCGGTACCACGTTGGCGGATATCGAGGAAGGTGACTTCACCTCGACCACTAACTTTACCCTGGCTTACAACTAA
- a CDS encoding outer membrane usher protein, producing the protein MMSTPLVGVQVPRTRLLPLLIALALVNGQVSAAKPIEFNTDVLDVQERGNIDLGRFSRSGYVMPGEYSLLINVNQQELPEQTIPFYPTDNDPNVTEACLSAALVEQMGLKEEFTRDLAWWHNGQCLVIGSLEGMTARPELGSNTLYLSVPQAYLEYSSPDWDPPARWDNGIPGLLLDYNLNAQSQRQDQNDGVEKGYNLSGNGVVGANAGSWRLRASWQTQIDHQTGSGQSSQRNFEWTQYTAYRAIARLRAKLTVGEDFLNSDIFDSFRYTGLSLVSDDAMLPPNLRGYAPEVSGVARTNARVVVSQQGRVLYESLVPAGPFRIQDLSNAVSGLMDVRIEEQDGSVQAFTISTASIPYLTRPGMVRYKLASGRPTDWRHRTQGPLFGSGEFSWGVSNGWSLFGGGVVAGDEYNALAVGIGRDLMAFGALSFDVTQSRANLPQGDTLSGGSYRLRYSKNFDQIGGQVTFAGYRFSERSFMTMGEFLEVRNLGTRSQSSKEMYTVSYSQQFREIGLTANLNYDHQTYWDRDANDRYSLSLMRYMDIGRFKNLSLSMTGYRNQYNGQNDDGVFLSLSLPWGNSGSVSYSGTLDRNDNTHRVSYSDRVGDRGSYQVSSGWNRKGPLASGFYSHEADWAKINATASAQSGSYSTVGLALQGGVTATAEGAAMHRVSIPGGTRLLVDTDGVANIPIRNYGAPVRTNRYGKAVVADMNSYYRNRVNIDLDKLPDNAEAMKSVVQATLTEGAIGYRRFDVIAGEKAMAVIRLADGTMPPFGATVQNLKKRDVGIVSDAGSVYLSGIERGETMTVHWDEQAQCELTLPAVLPANGMAELLLPCRAITAKKDTTDLAAIQKKAETIQ; encoded by the coding sequence ATGATGAGCACCCCACTTGTAGGAGTACAGGTTCCGCGCACCCGCTTGTTGCCGCTGTTGATTGCGCTGGCACTGGTGAATGGCCAGGTTTCTGCCGCAAAACCCATCGAATTCAATACCGACGTGCTCGATGTTCAGGAGCGCGGCAATATCGATTTGGGACGTTTTTCCCGCAGTGGTTACGTGATGCCGGGTGAATACAGCCTGCTGATTAACGTCAACCAGCAAGAACTGCCTGAACAGACGATCCCATTTTATCCCACGGACAACGATCCAAACGTGACCGAAGCCTGTTTGTCTGCCGCTCTGGTGGAACAAATGGGGCTGAAAGAGGAATTTACCCGAGATCTGGCCTGGTGGCACAACGGGCAATGCCTGGTGATCGGTAGCCTCGAGGGGATGACGGCGCGCCCCGAGCTGGGCAGCAACACCCTCTATCTCAGCGTTCCGCAGGCTTACCTGGAATACAGCTCTCCCGATTGGGATCCTCCTGCACGCTGGGATAACGGTATTCCCGGGCTGCTGCTGGATTACAACCTCAATGCTCAGAGCCAACGTCAGGATCAAAACGACGGTGTCGAGAAAGGCTATAACCTGAGCGGCAACGGGGTGGTGGGCGCCAATGCGGGAAGCTGGCGGCTGCGTGCCAGTTGGCAGACACAGATTGATCATCAAACCGGCTCAGGGCAGTCCAGCCAGCGCAACTTTGAGTGGACACAGTATACCGCCTACCGGGCGATCGCGCGGCTCCGTGCCAAATTGACTGTGGGTGAAGACTTCCTCAACTCCGACATTTTCGACAGCTTCCGCTACACCGGGCTAAGCCTGGTAAGCGACGACGCAATGCTGCCACCGAACCTACGTGGTTATGCGCCAGAGGTGAGTGGCGTGGCACGTACCAACGCCCGTGTGGTGGTCAGCCAGCAGGGGCGAGTGTTGTATGAATCCCTGGTGCCCGCTGGCCCGTTCCGTATTCAGGATCTGAGCAACGCGGTATCGGGGCTGATGGACGTGCGGATCGAAGAGCAGGACGGCAGCGTCCAGGCGTTCACTATCAGTACGGCGAGCATTCCTTACCTGACCCGCCCGGGAATGGTGCGCTACAAGCTGGCGAGTGGGCGGCCAACAGACTGGCGGCACCGTACGCAAGGGCCGCTATTCGGTAGCGGTGAATTCTCTTGGGGCGTCAGCAATGGTTGGTCACTGTTCGGCGGTGGCGTGGTGGCCGGTGACGAGTACAACGCGTTGGCGGTGGGGATTGGCCGTGACCTGATGGCGTTTGGCGCACTGTCGTTTGACGTGACGCAGTCGCGGGCCAATTTGCCTCAGGGGGACACCCTGAGCGGTGGCTCTTATCGCCTGCGCTATTCGAAGAACTTTGACCAGATTGGTGGTCAGGTGACCTTTGCCGGTTACCGCTTCTCTGAACGCAGCTTTATGACCATGGGGGAATTCCTGGAGGTACGTAACCTCGGAACCCGCAGCCAGAGCAGCAAAGAGATGTACACGGTGTCCTACAGCCAGCAATTCCGCGAGATAGGGCTGACGGCCAACCTGAACTATGACCACCAGACCTATTGGGATCGGGACGCCAACGATCGCTACAGCCTGTCGCTGATGCGCTACATGGATATTGGCCGCTTCAAGAACCTCAGCCTGTCGATGACCGGCTACCGCAATCAGTACAACGGGCAGAATGACGACGGGGTGTTCCTGTCACTGTCGCTGCCGTGGGGCAACAGCGGTTCGGTGAGCTACAGCGGTACGCTGGATCGTAATGACAATACCCACCGGGTCAGCTACTCAGACCGGGTCGGCGATCGCGGCAGCTATCAGGTGAGCAGCGGCTGGAACCGCAAAGGGCCATTGGCCAGTGGTTTCTATAGCCACGAGGCGGATTGGGCAAAGATTAACGCTACAGCCAGTGCTCAATCCGGGAGCTACAGCACGGTGGGGTTGGCATTGCAGGGTGGGGTAACGGCGACTGCGGAAGGTGCAGCAATGCACCGGGTCTCTATCCCGGGAGGCACCCGTTTGCTGGTCGACACCGATGGTGTAGCCAATATCCCGATCCGTAACTACGGTGCCCCAGTGCGCACCAACCGCTACGGCAAAGCCGTGGTGGCTGACATGAACAGCTATTACCGCAACCGGGTGAATATCGATCTGGATAAGTTGCCGGATAACGCCGAAGCGATGAAGTCGGTGGTGCAGGCCACGCTGACGGAAGGCGCGATAGGTTATCGCCGGTTTGACGTGATAGCGGGTGAGAAGGCCATGGCGGTGATCCGTCTGGCAGACGGCACGATGCCGCCGTTCGGGGCGACGGTGCAGAACCTGAAAAAACGCGATGTGGGGATCGTCAGCGACGCCGGCAGCGTGTACCTGAGTGGTATTGAGCGCGGTGAAACGATGACGGTTCACTGGGATGAACAGGCGCAGTGTGAACTGACATTACCGGCGGTATTGCCAGCGAACGGCATGGCTGAACTCTTGCTGCCTTGCCGGGCGATAACCGCGAAAAAAGACACCACAGACCTGGCTGCAATACAGAAAAAGGCTGAGACAATACAATGA
- the macA gene encoding macrolide transporter subunit MacA: MLAYWHFSQPLPAEFKTVKVTQRDFQQNVLATGQLDAVRKVDVGAQVSGQLESLKVEIGDKVQKGQLLGVIDPQQARNSIREGEATLQQLQAQLQQAQAEQQLAEVTLQRNRELAKVQALSRQDLDKLTTDLAVKKAQVANTRAQIAKNQASLDTAKINLAYTRIEAPMDGDVVQITTFQGQTVIAAQQAPNILTLADMSTMLVKAQVSEADVIHLKPGLKAWFTVLGDPNTRFEGVLKDIQPTPEKVNNAIFYYARFEVPNPQGLLRLQMTAQVHIQLAGASDALVIPLVALGEQIADNRYHVAVLQHGQKQLREVTIGMRNNLDVQIVSGLTAGEEVIVSRGGVEDS, from the coding sequence ATGCTGGCCTATTGGCATTTCAGCCAGCCGCTACCTGCGGAGTTTAAAACGGTTAAGGTTACCCAGCGTGACTTTCAACAGAACGTTTTGGCGACCGGCCAACTGGATGCGGTACGTAAGGTTGATGTGGGAGCTCAGGTCAGCGGACAGCTAGAGAGCCTGAAGGTCGAGATTGGCGATAAGGTGCAAAAAGGCCAACTGCTCGGCGTGATCGATCCCCAACAGGCACGAAACAGCATTCGCGAAGGCGAGGCCACGCTACAGCAGCTGCAAGCCCAGCTGCAACAGGCGCAGGCGGAGCAGCAACTGGCAGAGGTCACCTTGCAGCGTAACCGCGAGCTGGCCAAGGTGCAGGCGTTATCGCGCCAGGATCTGGATAAATTAACCACCGATCTGGCGGTGAAAAAGGCGCAGGTGGCAAACACCCGGGCGCAGATCGCCAAAAATCAGGCCAGCCTGGATACCGCCAAGATCAATCTGGCCTATACCCGTATCGAAGCGCCGATGGACGGTGATGTGGTGCAGATCACCACCTTTCAGGGCCAAACGGTGATCGCCGCACAGCAGGCACCCAACATTCTGACGTTGGCAGACATGAGTACCATGCTGGTGAAGGCTCAGGTTTCCGAGGCGGACGTGATCCACCTCAAGCCGGGGTTGAAAGCCTGGTTTACCGTGCTGGGCGATCCGAACACACGCTTTGAGGGCGTGCTGAAAGACATCCAACCCACCCCAGAGAAGGTCAATAACGCCATCTTTTATTACGCGCGTTTCGAAGTGCCCAATCCGCAGGGATTGCTGCGCCTGCAAATGACCGCGCAGGTGCATATTCAGCTGGCTGGCGCCAGCGATGCGCTGGTTATTCCGCTGGTAGCGTTAGGGGAGCAGATCGCCGATAACCGTTACCACGTTGCGGTGCTGCAACATGGCCAGAAACAGCTGCGGGAGGTGACGATCGGCATGCGTAACAACCTGGATGTGCAAATTGTCAGTGGATTGACAGCCGGTGAAGAGGTGATTGTCAGCCGCGGCGGCGTGGAGGACAGCTGA
- a CDS encoding type 1 glutamine amidotransferase family protein, which translates to MIRAITLLTENFSDWETALINSTGRGYYGFDCRFATPGAAQVTSSGGMLVSPHLAIEAIQPDEVDLLIVCGGTIWQTAQAPDITALVAAAYQSNAIVAGICDGTRALAQAGVLDAVRHTSNSAENLLSLNYGGAQYYQDVPYAIADRRVITAPGTAPVSFMAAILSTLGLGDENLNAYLTMHAAEHRKPG; encoded by the coding sequence ATGATACGTGCTATTACTCTCCTGACTGAAAACTTTTCCGATTGGGAAACCGCTCTGATCAACTCGACGGGGCGTGGGTACTACGGTTTTGACTGCCGTTTTGCTACTCCTGGCGCAGCCCAGGTCACCTCTTCAGGTGGCATGCTGGTTTCCCCTCATCTGGCAATAGAAGCCATTCAGCCTGATGAAGTCGATCTGCTGATTGTCTGCGGGGGCACTATCTGGCAAACCGCACAGGCACCGGATATCACCGCCTTGGTTGCCGCGGCTTATCAAAGTAACGCTATCGTCGCGGGGATTTGCGATGGTACTCGCGCTTTAGCGCAGGCGGGCGTGCTTGATGCGGTCCGCCATACTTCTAATTCGGCAGAAAACCTGTTGAGCCTGAACTATGGTGGTGCGCAATACTATCAGGATGTGCCTTATGCCATCGCCGATCGGCGCGTTATCACGGCACCGGGTACCGCGCCGGTCAGCTTTATGGCCGCCATCCTGAGCACGTTGGGTCTGGGGGATGAAAACCTCAATGCCTACCTTACGATGCATGCTGCGGAGCACCGCAAGCCAGGCTAA
- a CDS encoding helix-turn-helix domain-containing protein, which translates to MKQPLSIMIIDADRYFTYGLGLGLQAYFQARQQDIRLLEETQVGSDIDIIFLGDLVTSYPWHYRLHQRKNHPMVFFITEQGRNKNQLKPRVHCEQCHTRALYRHQPLSSLYERLDSVLFSPFASLIASSHDCTCMSPLTSREEEVLRCIHMGMNGQDTGNYLQISNKTANAHKQNAMRKLNFRCNQELYQWLLQGGGNYLNERSSISQPRLPQPPTLLAETNLISPAQLVGRQRKDRPYAALSTHKQADPLGQREPVST; encoded by the coding sequence ATGAAACAACCTCTGTCCATCATGATAATCGATGCTGACCGTTATTTTACCTATGGTCTGGGCTTGGGGCTGCAAGCCTATTTTCAGGCCCGTCAGCAGGACATCCGTCTGCTTGAGGAAACACAGGTTGGCAGCGATATCGACATCATTTTCCTGGGCGATCTGGTCACTAGCTACCCATGGCATTACCGCTTGCATCAACGGAAAAATCACCCGATGGTGTTCTTTATCACTGAGCAGGGGCGCAACAAAAACCAGCTCAAGCCAAGGGTGCATTGCGAACAATGCCATACCAGGGCGCTGTACCGCCACCAGCCGTTATCCTCATTATACGAGCGGTTGGATAGTGTGCTGTTTTCGCCCTTCGCATCGCTAATAGCATCAAGCCACGATTGCACATGTATGTCTCCGTTGACGTCGCGGGAAGAGGAGGTGTTGCGCTGTATACACATGGGAATGAATGGGCAGGATACCGGCAACTATTTGCAAATCAGCAATAAAACCGCCAATGCCCATAAGCAGAACGCCATGCGCAAGCTCAATTTCAGATGCAATCAGGAGCTGTATCAGTGGCTGCTGCAGGGGGGAGGAAACTATCTGAACGAACGGTCGTCAATCAGTCAACCGCGCTTGCCGCAGCCACCAACGTTGCTGGCAGAAACCAACCTCATCTCTCCGGCACAATTAGTGGGACGGCAGAGAAAAGACCGCCCTTACGCTGCCTTGTCCACGCACAAGCAGGCAGACCCCCTCGGCCAGAGGGAGCCGGTCTCCACGTGA
- a CDS encoding fimbrial protein: MRILLLSLLAAGISGLVSTAFAAGGDMEFRGTLLEPPPCSINSGNNITVDFGLKVGVKKVDGVNYMQDINYDLVCEPNTHSWALKLKLTGNPISFDNAAVQTNINGLGIKILRDGQPFVLGSEITITPTSKPHLKAVPVQQVGIVLTEGAFEATATLQADYQ; encoded by the coding sequence ATGCGAATTCTACTGTTATCCCTACTGGCTGCGGGTATAAGTGGCCTTGTCTCTACTGCATTTGCCGCAGGGGGCGATATGGAGTTTCGAGGAACGCTGCTCGAGCCACCGCCTTGTAGCATTAACAGCGGTAATAATATCACCGTTGATTTTGGCCTTAAGGTCGGTGTCAAAAAAGTGGATGGCGTTAACTATATGCAGGACATTAATTATGATCTGGTTTGTGAGCCAAATACCCATAGCTGGGCGTTGAAATTGAAGCTTACAGGTAACCCTATCTCTTTTGATAACGCCGCGGTGCAAACCAATATTAACGGGCTGGGGATTAAAATTCTGCGTGACGGTCAACCCTTTGTTCTTGGAAGTGAAATAACCATCACGCCCACCAGTAAACCCCATCTTAAAGCCGTGCCAGTACAGCAGGTGGGCATAGTTTTAACGGAAGGCGCGTTTGAAGCAACGGCAACGCTGCAGGCTGATTATCAATAA
- a CDS encoding fimbrial protein, with translation MSVNSFTATSLFLLVGAMTALPVWGGSQLSMNGAIVATACDIDTTSRDQTVDMGTLPFDRIVNDSQALSRPFSIRLVNCTLKHSNNNILGKQHFRVTFDGRNEDGHFGVEGEARGVALVLTDALGNEAVPGKELPPQTPVLQGKEMLLNYSARMVANNQPLQTGTYSAQVRYQLEYH, from the coding sequence ATGTCGGTGAATAGTTTTACGGCTACCTCGTTGTTTTTACTGGTGGGTGCGATGACTGCACTGCCGGTTTGGGGGGGCAGCCAGCTCAGCATGAACGGGGCGATAGTCGCCACCGCCTGTGATATTGACACCACCAGCCGAGACCAGACCGTTGATATGGGCACGCTGCCCTTTGATCGGATTGTTAATGACAGTCAGGCGTTGTCGCGGCCATTCAGTATCCGGCTGGTGAACTGCACGCTTAAGCACAGCAACAATAACATTCTGGGCAAGCAGCACTTTCGCGTCACGTTTGACGGCCGCAATGAGGATGGGCACTTCGGTGTTGAGGGGGAGGCACGCGGCGTAGCGCTGGTGCTGACCGATGCGTTGGGGAATGAGGCCGTTCCAGGTAAGGAGTTGCCGCCGCAGACGCCGGTGTTGCAGGGCAAAGAAATGCTGCTGAATTACAGCGCACGCATGGTCGCCAACAACCAGCCGTTGCAGACGGGCACCTATAGCGCACAGGTGCGCTACCAACTGGAATATCACTGA
- a CDS encoding RbsD/FucU domain-containing protein codes for MIKADIIHPQLLGALALCGHKTQILIADGNYSFVTNSSKEATIVYLNLAPGMIASSVILDKVLKHINVEHASMMAWPQDFTNTIATEYQQLLPDGCPINYLNREAFYHAAKSQETLLVIASGEMRRFANLLLTVAPVSLAD; via the coding sequence ATGATCAAAGCCGATATTATTCATCCGCAACTGTTGGGCGCCCTGGCGCTGTGCGGGCATAAAACCCAGATCCTCATCGCCGATGGTAACTATTCGTTCGTCACCAACTCGTCGAAAGAGGCCACCATTGTCTATCTGAACCTGGCCCCAGGAATGATCGCCAGCAGCGTGATATTAGATAAAGTGCTCAAGCACATTAACGTGGAACACGCCTCAATGATGGCCTGGCCGCAGGACTTCACCAACACCATCGCTACCGAATATCAGCAACTGCTGCCTGACGGTTGCCCCATCAATTACCTTAACCGCGAGGCTTTCTATCATGCGGCAAAATCACAGGAGACATTACTGGTGATCGCCAGCGGTGAGATGCGGCGCTTTGCCAACCTGCTGCTGACCGTGGCACCGGTTTCGCTGGCTGATTGA
- a CDS encoding fimbrial protein: MQQYYPVPGKHRRGSMRSRASGCCLAGALFGVLLTSVPVSAMPVNIRGTVILPPPCTINNNQTIRVDFGDEVMTTRIDGVNYKQTIAYSLNCDIQKSNDLKMSIQGGTAGFGTGYLSTNKSDLGIALYYGTQRLNINTWFNYTYPNQPVLYAVPVKRSGATLTGGEFTASATLLIDYQ, translated from the coding sequence ATGCAACAATATTATCCTGTTCCTGGTAAGCATCGCCGGGGGAGCATGAGATCGAGGGCCTCAGGCTGTTGTCTTGCCGGGGCGCTATTCGGTGTCTTGCTGACCAGCGTTCCGGTCAGCGCGATGCCGGTGAATATCAGGGGAACCGTTATACTGCCACCGCCCTGTACGATTAATAATAATCAAACTATTCGGGTGGACTTTGGCGATGAGGTGATGACTACCCGGATTGATGGCGTCAACTATAAGCAGACCATTGCCTATAGCCTGAATTGTGACATCCAGAAATCCAACGATCTGAAAATGAGCATTCAGGGCGGCACGGCGGGCTTTGGGACCGGATATTTGAGCACCAATAAAAGCGATTTGGGTATCGCTTTGTACTATGGGACACAACGGTTAAATATCAATACCTGGTTTAACTACACCTATCCCAATCAGCCGGTGCTGTATGCGGTGCCGGTGAAGCGTAGCGGGGCCACCTTGACGGGGGGCGAGTTTACCGCCTCCGCCACGTTATTAATTGATTACCAGTAA
- a CDS encoding fimbrial protein: MADPCTLRVTDENINIDFGSIVEKYLYLNTRTLGVPLVLHLDDCDLSLGNMVKLTFSGTENSRLNGLLAISGASQTSGIGIGIETQQGNKVAINTGSYNQGLISGNNTISLRTYVQGEPDAISQKTINPGDFTASATFLLEYE, translated from the coding sequence GTGGCTGACCCTTGCACATTGCGAGTCACGGATGAAAATATCAATATCGATTTTGGCTCGATCGTTGAGAAATATCTTTATCTCAACACCCGTACGCTAGGGGTGCCATTGGTATTACACCTCGATGATTGCGACCTTAGCCTGGGAAATATGGTGAAGTTGACCTTTTCCGGCACGGAAAATAGCAGGTTGAACGGTTTACTGGCGATATCTGGGGCGAGCCAAACCAGCGGTATTGGCATCGGTATTGAAACGCAACAGGGAAATAAGGTCGCGATCAATACCGGCAGTTATAACCAAGGGCTGATCTCGGGCAATAATACCATCAGCCTGCGGACCTATGTGCAGGGTGAACCCGATGCGATTAGCCAAAAAACCATTAACCCTGGCGACTTTACCGCCAGCGCGACGTTTTTATTGGAATACGAGTAG
- a CDS encoding SDR family NAD(P)-dependent oxidoreductase → MGNLTGKKVFITGAEQGIGKATAEQLINAGCDIYIHYFSGEEGPKELAELAHSRGQRAAYGYADLTDTADTQRCVAAAAEFLGGIDILINNVGGIIARKWLGEIDRQFWQTVIDVNMTTMLNVTQSALPYLKSAKDGASVVNLASLAGRAGGHSGSLVYSMAKGAVLTWTRSLAAELGEYGIRVNAVAPGLILGTRFHNLHTSKESADETIHGIPLGRAGSPEDVARVIKFLASEYDGFVSGATIDINGGIYRM, encoded by the coding sequence ATGGGAAATCTAACGGGTAAGAAAGTGTTTATCACCGGAGCCGAGCAGGGGATTGGCAAAGCTACCGCAGAACAGTTGATTAACGCCGGGTGTGACATCTACATCCACTATTTCAGCGGCGAAGAGGGGCCAAAGGAACTGGCTGAGCTAGCCCATTCACGCGGTCAACGCGCCGCCTATGGTTATGCTGATTTAACCGATACCGCAGATACTCAGCGATGTGTCGCTGCCGCCGCCGAGTTTTTGGGGGGGATAGACATACTGATCAATAACGTGGGCGGCATTATCGCCCGTAAATGGCTCGGTGAGATCGACCGCCAATTCTGGCAGACGGTGATTGATGTCAATATGACGACCATGCTGAACGTCACGCAAAGCGCGCTACCTTACTTAAAAAGCGCCAAGGACGGAGCCAGCGTCGTCAATCTGGCCTCACTGGCTGGCCGTGCCGGCGGGCATTCTGGTTCACTGGTTTACTCCATGGCCAAAGGGGCGGTATTAACCTGGACTCGTTCCCTGGCTGCGGAACTGGGTGAATATGGCATCAGGGTCAACGCCGTAGCGCCGGGGCTTATTCTTGGCACTCGCTTCCATAACCTGCATACCAGCAAAGAATCTGCCGATGAAACCATCCACGGCATCCCCCTTGGCCGCGCGGGGAGCCCGGAAGACGTTGCTCGGGTGATTAAATTCCTCGCCTCGGAATATGACGGCTTCGTCTCTGGTGCCACCATCGACATTAACGGCGGTATTTACCGTATGTGA
- a CDS encoding FaeA/PapI family transcriptional regulator: MSYRTNKEREKQLNNVFIALQTLCKRDIHHTGVPPQVQWPKTREIAEYSETTIYLARYYLLRLVENKKAYVTSGALNNSLRWYIAEPSPSPKHHEKREAQPVAAEG; the protein is encoded by the coding sequence ATGTCTTATCGCACCAATAAAGAAAGGGAAAAGCAGCTAAATAATGTTTTTATTGCTCTACAAACCCTTTGCAAGCGCGACATTCATCACACAGGCGTTCCCCCGCAAGTTCAATGGCCCAAGACAAGGGAAATCGCAGAATACTCCGAGACGACAATATACCTTGCTCGTTACTATCTGCTGCGATTAGTTGAAAACAAAAAAGCTTATGTTACCTCTGGCGCTCTCAATAACAGTTTACGCTGGTATATTGCTGAGCCATCGCCATCACCTAAACATCATGAAAAAAGGGAAGCGCAGCCCGTTGCGGCGGAAGGCTAA